The following DNA comes from Chitinophaga nivalis.
GTAGTATCTCCCATACAATTACGCAATAATTTCAAAATAGGATCGCTTGCCCAGTTTCAGCTTCAATGGCAGATTGTCCGGCGTAAATGTAGTATTTATATCCAGACATTTTTGCCCGTTCACCTGAATACCTCCCGCCAACACCAGTCTGCGCAGCGACGATTTACTTTCGGCCGGCAGTAACTGTTTGCATAACTCAATGAGTCCAATCGTTGCTACTCCCGGCAAGCTATTCCATGACACAGGTGCGAACACTTTATCTGCCTGGCTTTGTTGCTGAAACTGTTTTTCGAAATACAGCTGTGCGGCAGTAGCGGCGGCTTTGCTGTGGTACTGTTGTACCAGGTTACTACCCACTGCTTTTTTAATACGCATCGGATTTTCTCCGGCAGTCAGCTGCTGTAGCAGCTGGTCTTGCTCTTGCCGGCTGAAATCAGTAGTCATACGGATGTAATCGGGCAACAACGCATCCGGCACCGACATCATTTTACCAAACATCTCGTCCGGTGTATCTGTAAGTCCGATGATATTGTGCTGCGATTTACTCATCTTGGCCGTGCCATCTATACCCCGCAGCAGCGGCATACACATCACGATCTGTGCCGGCAGATCACGGGCTTCCTGTAGCTGCCGCCCCATCGTACAGTTAAACAGCTGATCGGTACCTCCCATTTCAATGTCCGCCTTTATTTGCACGGAGTCAAAACCCTGCAGCAGCGGGTATATCAGCTCGTGCATGGCAATGGGCGTCTGCTGCTGAAAGCGTTGCTGAAAATCTGTCCGGTGCATGATTTGCGCCAGCGTGGTGCCCGATAACAGGCGTATGACGGCTGCCATGTCCATCTTTTCCAACCATTCAGCATTATACCGGATTTCGCAGCGACTTACATCCAGTATTTTCGACAGCTGCCGTACATAGGTTTGCGCGTTGTGTTCTACCTCAGCAGCACTCAAAGGCGGCCGCGATTTATTACGCCCTGTAGGATCCCCGATGCGGGCGGTGAAGTCGCCGATAACAATCACGATGCGATGTCCCAGGTCCTGAAACTGTTTCATCTTTTTCAATACTACGGCATGGCCCAGGTGCAGATCCGGCGCCGTAGGATCAAATCCTAATTTCACGATTAGCTGCCGGCCTGCTGTAGCAGCTGTCTGTAACTTTTTCTCCAGGCCGTTTTCGGGGAAAATAATTTCCACCTGTTCCTGTAATTGTGTTG
Coding sequences within:
- the tyrS gene encoding tyrosine--tRNA ligase — translated: MGTTQLQEQVEIIFPENGLEKKLQTAATAGRQLIVKLGFDPTAPDLHLGHAVVLKKMKQFQDLGHRIVIVIGDFTARIGDPTGRNKSRPPLSAAEVEHNAQTYVRQLSKILDVSRCEIRYNAEWLEKMDMAAVIRLLSGTTLAQIMHRTDFQQRFQQQTPIAMHELIYPLLQGFDSVQIKADIEMGGTDQLFNCTMGRQLQEARDLPAQIVMCMPLLRGIDGTAKMSKSQHNIIGLTDTPDEMFGKMMSVPDALLPDYIRMTTDFSRQEQDQLLQQLTAGENPMRIKKAVGSNLVQQYHSKAAATAAQLYFEKQFQQQSQADKVFAPVSWNSLPGVATIGLIELCKQLLPAESKSSLRRLVLAGGIQVNGQKCLDINTTFTPDNLPLKLKLGKRSYFEIIA